From Corvus hawaiiensis isolate bCorHaw1 chromosome 35, bCorHaw1.pri.cur, whole genome shotgun sequence:
cctcccccagacaaggagctgaggacagagcccagggaggacaaatccccgcggcagaacctggtggaagaggccattttgagcagctccatggcGCAGGAATCCAGCGGGGAGGAAAACCACCGGAGATcccacaggaggaggggctgcaaacgcagcccagggagctgtgaggacgaaagacccaccctgtgccgggatggcggccggagatccagccagagctcaaaCCTGGTGGTCCACGAGCAGTGTCATGCTAGGGAGAAACActtcaagtgcttggaatgtgggaagagcttcagccagagcaccACCCTGATCCACCACCGGTTGATCCACACTGAGGAACGGCCCTatgtgtgtggggaatgtgggaagagcttcagcacaAGCTCCAACCTGATCCGCCACCGCCAGGTCCACaccggggaacggccctatgtgtgtggggaatgtgggaagagcttcagccagagcaccACCCTGATCCGCCACCGCCAGGTCCACacaggggaacggccctatgtgtgtggggaatgtgggaagagcttcagccgcCGCTCCCACCTGATTTgccaccagatgatccacacaggggaacggccctacgagtgtggggagtgtgggaagaggtttcagaccagctccagtctcctccagcaccagcggattcacacagatgagaggcccttccgctgccccgactgcgggaagTGCTTCAGGTACAACTTTGACCTCACCAGGCACAaacgcatccacaccggggagaggccctacgagtgtcctgagtgtgggaagagcttctccaggagctctcacTTGACCAGACACCAACAGTGCCACCagtaagggaagccctgcgagtgccctgagtgcaggaagagctccaACTGCATCTCGCAGCAGAGGATCCATGTGGGGTGATGcacagtgacccccgttgggcagagacCTGGTGACCCCTGTTCCAGATGATCCCCATGGTTGCGGGGAATGTTtgagagatttatttcacttctcattctCGTGCTCTGATTTCATTGCTAATAAATgcaatccctgtccccagactgggtctgtgtttctgtgctggtgatcggggcaggagctctcctggtccttagctcagctcctgggcctttcctcAGCCAATCAAAGAAGTCACTAAACAATTTTTAGCCACTCTGAGCTTTTCTCGCTGATGACTGCCCAGGTGCCAGGCGGATCTGCcgcacccagagctccccaccTGGGGCCCCCCctcacccccagtgccccctgggagcagaattaagggagaggggaggtttcAGCACCTGCCaagtgctggggatggggcatctggggccatactggtggcactggtggtgctgggagcccccctgGCCACAGGCATGGAGCTCTCAGGTGAGCCGAGGGGGTGGAAGAGGACTCGGGTAtggtggggaaggtggggagaggagggaaaatgggtGTGTGGGACCCATAAAATGAGTTGGAGGGGGTGTGGGACCCCCTAAAGCAAGaatgggaaaggggctgaggaCTGGGGGATGAtgggagaggtgtgggaaaGCTTAGAAATTAGGGAATGGGAAGGGTGGGATTTGAAAACtgagcaggagggggctggggattGGGAGGATTGTGTGAAAAGGGTTGGGAAAGGGTCAAAAGTGGGGACTGGGACCCCCAAACTGatgggggcaggggctggcagctggggattgatgggaaaggaggggagtaAATGGAAAAAGGGTGGAAATGAGGGTGGGACTGCGGGAAGGAAGGTCCCATGGCGGCCGTGGAGCAAGGGCTTATGGAGTGGGGATCCAGGGTGGCCCCCTGAGCTCTTGGCTTGCTGTagcgtgctgggggctgctgggggagcaccCCCTGACCTGTGTCCTGCTTACACAGGGCTCTTCCAGCACATGGTAAAGTCCGAGTGTCGCTTCATTAATGGTACCAAACAGGCAAGGTTGGTGGTGAGGTTCAGctacagcctggagcagctcctgcacttggaCAGCAAGGTGGGGCACTGCGTGGGGGACACACTGTATGGGGAGAAACAGGCCCGCTACTGGAacactgtcctggggtgatgttatgaggctgctttattccttaaccctccgctcaatgcccaaggacgctgtgtcTTTAGGATGGACCCAGGGCTGGGGCCGGATCCACGGGGCCCGGGTGCGGGTCGGTTCAACAGCTAGAGCCCAACGGCTCGGGGGCTCCGGGGTCTCGGCAGGGCCTGGGAGGGAGtgcgccgggagcgctgtgTGGCTCCTTGGGTTTTTGGTGTTCTGGCTAGCTGGAAAatggttctgttggtttttcttgttctttttctcttccctccccttgcctcactgcctcccttcccttccctacgATCCAGGGAGCCTGCGAGTTGGCACTGGTGGGCCCgcggggtggccctggctggtccgagcccatgtgtcttttccttctccaggaatttgttgtacttcggggttttttttccccctgttctaccctgctttgtttggtgttaataaacagtttggggtttatttcccacttccagttcttgtgacccacttgtcttactggtggaggaaaaggggaggcccttttccctttggaggagacactcattccagagtgtttcctcctgaggtcttgtctccaaaaccaagacataAATTTGGCGCCCAACTTAAGGGGCACGTGGAAgcggaaaaaaaagttaaaatcatTTTGGTTCttctctagaagtcaccggCTGTATCATCACTGTAAAATCCTCTCAAACACCGTGCTGGTTTTACCTGGCATGAGAAATGAACCCCACTGATCTGCCTCAAGAGAGATTAAGGTGGGAGTTACAATTCACCAAAGAGATGACAAGAAATACCATGATACAGCTGTAACCCACAAAGGCTGAGTATAACCAGGCACCCTGGGACAAGAGCAGAACGGTGCTGGTtagttcctgtgctgagcaccaccTGGTCCCgctgcatgcaaagcaaaaggaaagaaaacaaaacctgttggGCAGAGTGGTGGACACAGTCCTGTCCAAGTGATGGCAGCAGTCTTGTCAACAGCAGTGGTCACAGTCCTGTTGgagtcctgctcctgccctggatctgtTAAGTGTTGCCAGAAGGCCCCAAACCCAGAttttatatgctcaggttcaggtgggaatgctcagcccctcccccagggcGGGCAGTTTCACAATGGAACGATGTCATCCTGGGAGtcatgggatattttgggagccttgatggtctcagtccttgcagctgcccattgTGCTGGGGCCATTCAGTCCATGATGGCCCATCAGCAGAGGTGAgccctcaggctgggtgggactgtgctgctgctaccccggagggagttatcacagctgagtcattggtgtgcagaaaaagaaacactgccctgcctcccagggtttgcctctccttccttatcTCATTTAACAGCCAGCTCCTCATAGCCTGAGGGGTCGGGGGtgcactgggcagctcctgcaaacgACCCATCATGAACAGCTCATCAGAAATGAGATACGGGGAGTGGAATGCACAGTTTGGTCCCACCCACAGAGGGCTAAAGTGGCCCCctgctcctgtcagcagcacaggctggcaggcagatgGCATTGTAAGGTCTTGCTCCACTTGGCTTTCAGCCCAGTAACCCACgggcagggtcccttcccaccccagtcCTTCCGGGCTTCTGGCAGGGACtcgcttccctttccttcctccctctgcttccagctgggaatgtgctgggaaatgtccagcaaagcagcctttgctgtctgctctgggggcccacccagctgctggaccttgtcccctggccctgcacggCTCCCGTGGGAGGCACGGCAGGACCAGCACCCTGCGAGCCTCGGCAATGCCCCTCTGGGATCCACGGCACACCCTCCAGGGATCTGGAATTCCAGTTCCCAGCAAGgagaagatgttcctgcccttgaaggcaaagctctcaggaaggaGCCAGAAGCCAAGTGCAGCAAGatcttacagtgacatttcactgccagccttcATCACCTCACCCATGGTTGTTTTAGCTGGTGGATTgggaacaaaatcagaggagggcctttggtgggagctgccctgggtccagagagacactgagagacaaacagagcaggcaaagaaaggcagaagaggaaggaggacacaAATACAGCCAGCTGAGAAGGTGGCACTCTGGAAACCAGACcagaactgactgaaaatgaatgtgacagaaagaaataatttggaattttgatttcctatcaaaataccatttcctgcctttctcacaaacctcctcctgctgtcattctgcagggctttcataaagtgctctgctctgagtggATGTTCCAGGCTGCAGACACAAGGAAACCCGGAATgggcttcttcctgctcctggggagttTGACATCCTCAcctgaggagatgaggaggcGCCAGAAGAAAAGGGCAGCTGGGCTTCACCCTTCCACAGGAATAAGAGGGGGAAAGTCTCTCGTCCTCTCTGTcgctgctcccacagggatgtGAAGGCTGATCCCAGACCCCCAAGGGTCACATTCAGGGCTGCCTTCCCGCAATGCTCGCGTGGAATGGAGGGGCAGCGTGGCAGCACCTGGATCTTGGACCACCCAGCTGCCCCCCATGTTTGGAGGTGCCTGAGGAGGGCTGGGACGGTGCCAGGGACATCCTGCAGTGACACCTCAGCTGTCCCGCTCTGCATGTGCTCAGTCCCAAACCTCACCCTGATCCTGATCTCAGTCTCACTCCACGTTTAGACAAACTCACCGTCCCGTGTTTaatctcatcccattcccagaatcATCTAGTCCCAGACCCAATCCCAACCCCAGCCCTAAAGCCAATCCTACATTTAGCCTTAACCCCAATCCCAGCTGTAATCCAAATCTCAGCCCTAActccaaccccaaccccaatcccagccccttcctaaaCCCTCAGCCCCAAACCAAATCCCACGTTTAGCCCGAGCTGCAATCCCGGCTGCAATTccagtccctgccccagcctccagcGTTATCCCAAGTCCCACGTTCAGCTCTAactccaaacccagccccaatTCCAACTCTAACCCCAACCCCAGTGCCAAATTTAGCCCTAACTCCAGCCTCAACACCAGCCCCGGCCCACACTCCAGTCCCACATTTAGCTCTaaatccaaacccagccccagcggCAGCCCACATCCCATACCATTATTAGAGctaatcccaatcccagtcccagttccagccccaatcccagccccagccctcacccCAATCCCACCTGTCGTgggtgtctcggttttgaaagacaggtgtctgctaaggaaggcagaagcccccccttgaagtggc
This genomic window contains:
- the LOC125319050 gene encoding zinc finger protein 132-like, yielding MASSQSSNLVVHEQCHAREKHFKCLECGKSFSQSTTLIHHRLIHTEERPYVCGECGKSFSTSSNLIRHRQVHTGERPYVCGECGKSFSQSTTLIRHRQVHTGERPYVCGECGKSFSRRSHLICHQMIHTGERPYECGECGKRFQTSSSLLQHQRIHTDERPFRCPDCGKCFRYNFDLTRHKRIHTGERPYECPECGKSFSRSSHLTRHQQIHVGEKRFKCLECGKSFSKSTTLIHHRLIHTGERPYVCGECGKSFSTSSNLIRHRQVHTGERPYVCGECGKSFSQSTTLIRHRQVHTGERPYVCGECGKSFSRRSHLICHQMIHTGERPYECGECGKRFQTSSSLLQHQRIHTDERPFRCPDCGKCFRYNFDLTRHKRIHTGERPYECPECGKSFSRSSHLTRHQQCHQ